The DNA sequence GTAAAACATTGAGCAGATAGCAGTTAGGCCATGCATTCTCTATTTTGGAGGCTGGGCTGGAGCAAGGCCTGGTGATGATGCATCTGCACTTGAGGGACCGAGAGCGCCTAAAATTGTACTTGAGGGACCGAGAGCACCTAAAGTGTCTGAAGCTTGGGTGGTTGATGGTGCATCTGCACTTGAGGGACCTTGAGGCTCTGGCAATGAACCGGTGGAATCAGACATTACTTTGGTGGCTGCTTGGTCTCCACCTGATGGTATTGAACTGGATGGATGTGATTTTGAGTGTGAACCTGAATGTTTCGGATGTTTTGAATGTTTTGAATGACCTGGATGGTCTGCATGATCTGTAATGCCTGGCTCTGTTGAAGGTTCTGACTCTGGTTTGCCTGCCTCTTTTGAAGGTTCTGTAACTGATGTGCCCAAGACCTGTGTAGAAGGCTCTGAATCTGGGGATGGTGCTTCTGCAGCTGAAGGGCCTAGGGATGGTGCCTCTGCAGCTGAAGGGCCTGGGGATGGTGCACTTGCACCACCAGTACCGGTGAAAAACTCAGCTGCTCCTGTTGCAAACTTGCGATATTCAATTTTTGTGGCAGAGGCAGTGGAAGCCATTCCCACTGCCAAGACCACAACAAGAGTGGCAAAAATGACATATTGACGCGCCATTTCTTTGCATTAATTTATTTCTGATTAGTCCTTTTTATTGATGATCATGAGATAAAGTGAGTGCACAGAGTGGATTTTATAAGGACAGGAATGTAGGATGCAAAATGAAATGACTTGTGGTGCGCAAGTTTTGCATATTTTCAGGCCTTCCATAATTTCAGGACAATGCTATTTCTGTCTGACATTGTTTCCTTCTCCACCCCTAATCGTAGAAAACAAAGAGAAATTTGTCAGTGTGTCGTAAAAATCAGATAACAAGATCAAGATTTAGAGTAACATGTCACTACTGATTAATATTGTGATGCAAAATTTGTAACAACAGTAATTTTGAGTATACTTCCTTAAGGGGTTCAGAAAGTTCCTTTTCATTGAACTTTCTTCTTGGCTATCTAGGCCTGTTTCGGCTAAATCTATAGCTTTCTTTCCCGGTGATGAGTCGATAGTCATGTCCAACCTGCAATGTAGTAGCAGAAATGTACTAAATAAAACTAATGTAGGTTCATGGTGAAAGCCATTAATGTAGAGTCAAGATTTTTGTTTCATGGTAGTTCCATTTATGATCAGACAATCAGTTCAgaacagaaaaagaaaaggaaaatgctTAATGAAAGCCATTTTACTTCAGACTTAAGAGTGTGATGAAGTATCTCTGCAATTTTGTTATTCTTGAAAGCATATAAATATGACTAGCTAAAAAATGCTTGTCATATGCTGTGATGATATTTCACACGCCCCCTCACTCGAAATTCCGTCTTAAATGAAAGAACTAACCTGGGATTGAAGAGTGGACCTCCAGAAGCTCTTCAGAATAATCTGAGTGTTCCAGAAAAGACTGCATCTGAGTAGATTCGTGCGATAGAATTGCAAATAGTTTATTTTCTGCAATATCAAGAAAAAAGTAGCTTTTGGTGAATGTGCGACTCCATAGAGTTAAACAGTCATTTTCGCTATCCCAATCATCAAAACTTGTATCACTCGCCAAGGCTTCCCATTGATATAACTCATCAACCGGATTTAAGTGAGTGTCCAAGATTCCAACCATTTCAAGATATATTTTCTGCCAAATTTGGTGTTTCACATATGGAGTACCATGAAAACCAAATTTCATATGCTAGTCTGTATATGTTAGAATAACAATATGATTCTGGTAAGTTCTCCTCCCAAACTTTGAGGTTTTGTGAGAACTGGTCACTTATCATGGTATCAGTGCTCAGACTAAGGGGAGACTCGGGCTCGACTGAATAACAATATGATCTTGGTAAGCTTTGATCCTTTAGGATTACTCGAGAAGTATTCAATTGTGAAGTTTGCGATGACAAGAACACAAACAAATGATCGTTTACATTGTTTTTGTATTATAACCTTGAAACTGACAGACCATAATCCTCATTGACAATGTCGAATTATAGGTATTATGGATCTGAAAGTCATGTAAAAACATGTACATTACATTATTTTGTTATTGTATCTATGaacaaaatagaaaaatatcTGTCTTATGAGTACAttgcaaaaatattatctatGATCTTGATTGGAGTGGTGATGGCTATATGCAGAACATGTACCAGCTGAGAAAATAATCTGGAAGCTGTGCATGCATTCTCTATTTTAAAGGATGGTCGTTTTAGACGGACACTGGTGCTTCTGCACCTAGACCTGCACTTCCTGCACCTAGACCTGAACCTAGACCTGCACCCAGAGATGCACTCCCTCCACCTGGAGATGCACTTCCTGCACCTGGAGACGTAATTCCTGCACCTGCAGGTGTGGTTCCTGCATCTGCAGGCGTGGTTCCTGCATCTGCAGGCGCGGTTCCTGTACCTAGAGGTTCTGGCCATGCACCGGTGGTATCAGACATTTCACCTGAAGCTGGTGGTAGGTCTGAACCTGCTGAGCTTGAACTTGGATCTGCTGAGCCTCCTGCACCTGATAAGCCTGCTGCCCCTGATGAGGCTGCGCCTGATGAGCCTGCACCTGATAAGCCTGCTGCACCTGATGAGCCTGCACCTGATGAGCCTGCTGCACCTGATGAGCCTGCTGCACCTGCTGAGCCTGCTGCCCCTGTTGAGCCTGCCCCTGATGAGGCTGCGCCTGATGAGCCTGAACCTAATCCGCTTGAAGGTGCAGCTGCACCAAATGAACTTAATGAGTCTGCAGCTGGTGCTTCTGCACCTCCTGCGCTGAAAAAATCAAGATCTCCTACTAACTTGCGAGTAGGTTTTGATACGGCAGTGGCAGAAGAAGCCATTCCGACAATCAACACAATAAGAAGAGTGGCAATAATGACATGTTGACGCGCCATTTCTTGGCATTAATTTATATACGATAACAGTCTTTTTTATTGATAACAATGAGATGAAATGAATATACAGATTGAATTTATAAAAAGAGAGGAATGTAGGCTGAAAAACAATCACTTGTGGACCGCAAATTTTGCCAATGAAAGGTGATTAGAGTGTATGTAAGGCCATGCTTAATTTTAGGACAATGCTATTGTATCTAACAATCTATCATCAATGGCTTTTATTGTTTCCCTCTCCACCACTAATtgtagaaaaaaataaaaaaaaatgtcagTGTTTCGCAAAAATAATTCACTCGACGCAAAATATATGCAGTTTATTCTATAACAAGATCAAGAGGTGAAACATGTATgatttataacaataataacttTTGAGTATATTTACATAAGGGGTTCAGAAAGTTCCATCTCATTGGAAGTTTCTTCTTGTCTATCAGGTCGATGAACGCCTATATACTTCAACCCGAGCCATTGCAATGGCCAACAAACATATCTAGGCCTGTTTCGACTAAATCTATAGGTTTCTTGGTTATCAAGCTGTTCAAGATGATATGAAAGCTCCTCAACCTTACCTCTGATTCTCGAAGTCCTTGAATCAGCTAGCCTCAATGAATTCTCAGCTGCATCTCTTGCGGCTATGGCAGCATCTGCTATCTGGTCTTTCAACTCAAGTTTCTTCTCGGACTCTGCCACAGCTTTCTTTGCCTCTTCAAGCTCCCGGTGAAGAGTTGATAGCTGCAGGAGTGGTAGATGAGAATACTCATGTGGTTGCCTTCTTAGGAATGTCATATAAATCCATCAAAATGAAATTCTTGAACAACTGTTGATACCTGAGCAACAAAATCTTCTTCAACAGCTTTACCAGCATCAGCTTCTTGTTCTGCAGCTACCTTCCATCTTGTAATTTCTTCTTCAGCTGCAGCAATATCCATCATAAGCCCTTCAACCTAGGATATCAAACGTGCAATGAGATGTCACATTTtcacatcatcaacatcaaagaTAAAAGGTTGCACAGATCAACATTTATAATTGAGGATCATATGCAATTTACATTTTCATTCGCTGCTCTTTCTTTCTCTTCAATTTCTTTGATGTTTTGTTTGCAATGATGAGCTCCACGGCCTGAGATTCTACCTGCTGCGTGAGTAAGCACTTCTCTTCCCTGAATGCGGAATGCAGTGATGTCAAGTGCTGAACACACTGAAGTCAGGTAGATAAGACTAACTTAAGTAATGTTTTCATGCCTCAGTGTCTTACTTCTATAGTTTAATCATACCTTAGTTTGTCAACAATATGCTTCAGCTCGATCATCTCCAGCTCCAATTGCTTACTGATCTTCTCCAGTGAATAAGCCTGCATTGAGCAAATCAGACCGCAGCCCTTAAATCCATGTTCTCTTATCATCACTACCTACAAGTTCACAAGACAAGATAATACCATTTGAGAGACGGTCTTATCCATGATAAGTGGCGCCCCAACGCCTtcaagagcaacattccctgaCAAACTTTCTTCAGACTTGGAAAGTTCATTAGTTTTACATACTAAATCTGGCGCCATTCTTGATAAAGCACTTCCTAGCAGCCCTCCAATATGATCTCTCTCCTTGAGTAACAGGGACATTGCATCATTCAATCTTTTTACTTCAAGATTCCTCTCATCTGCTAAGTCCCTCATACTCTTAACTGCAGTTTTACTTAACTCATATATCAGTTCAATTCCTCGTAAGCAAGCACAGATATTCCCCTCCATATCTGTCTCTCGCGTGAGAAATAATGATGTTACCAACTCATCACCACCTGCTATCTTGATAACTTCGTTTAGCTGGTCATAAATTTTTGGCAAATAGCGCGACTGATGCACCATTAACGACCTTTGCTCCCTGAACTCATCAACCACCTTTCTCAAATCCGCGACTTCACTATCAGCTAAAGTTTGTCTCTCCACCACATCTCTTTCCAGTTCAGATATTCTCTTATCCTTCCGCGCCACGTGATTTTCCATCTTCTCAACATAAGAATTCTTCTCCGCCAACTCTCTGCTTAACCCTCCCAATGTTGCCTCGAGCTGTGAAAACTCAATAGCAATCTCGTAAGACCTCTGCTCCATTTGTTCACGAGCCTCAAGCGCGGACCTTGAACTCAAATCAATCCGTCTTAAAAGCTCTTCAACAATTTCATTCGTTCGCTTAATAACTCCATAAGCAACAGCCTGCAATCCGGTGTATTTCTGAGACCTAGGCAATCCAGTAGCGGCGAAGCTactaaaattgataatttttccTGAAATCTTATCGATTCCAATCACTAACATCTGTGCAGCAGTTTCAATCTCTGATCTCAGACAATCCTTAGCTCTAATCGCCTCATCTCTTACCTTCTTCGCTTCAAATAACTCAGCAGATAACTCCTCAATAGCTTTCAATGCTTCCTTCTTCTCTCTCAAGGCTTCATCTCTTTCTGATTTCAATGTCTCAGCTACTTCCCGCGCTTCAAGTTCTAGAAAGTTTGCCATGGGAGCATTTTCCGGCAACTCTCTCCCCACACCAGCCAGTGCCGGAACTTCGTCATCGACATCACTCAGTCCATCCACATTGTCTTCATCACCAAAGTTTGCCATTGAAAGTGCAAAGCAAGTTACTACATCCGTAATAGATCAATCAAACATACCTTCATTACATGATAAGAATGGCTTGATTTATACAAGGATCAAAGTAATCACAAATCATGAGTGACACAAACGTTAAAAactgaatttttaaatttgaaaacatagTGGCCATCGTTGTATAGCGTACGGCACAGGCACAGGACCGTTAATGCAACGAACTTGTCACTGTCCCTTACTGCGATTGTATGTATATCACAAATTTATCAGTACTGACAAATAAAGAACGAGCAAACCAATGTTCTATGTTTATCCTATTAGCAAGTAGCATTTGCAAATCGCAAAATTATACATATGGTGGACAATTATGAACTTGAAACTAATCAATTAGTTTCAAGATGAAAATACAATGATACACTGGTTACACTTTACACTCATGTCAAAGCTcggtaaaaaatttcaaatgctaATAATGTTGTCTGTATGACTGATAGCTATACTGATCTCTGTTTGATGAATTGTGATGATATGACCCTTGGTAATTTGTTTCGGGAACAGCTTCACTTGATAATAAAGAACTCTGCATACGTCGGCCATCAGGTTCCTCGAGGAATTTCTTTGAATCTATGTATACCTGGATGTTCATGACTACATTGGCTAGATCTGGTTGTTGTTTGAGTGCAGTAATGAAGTTTCGAGAAATGATATTGAGTATCTTCTTGAACTGGGATCTGTATTTTCTGTATAGAGCGAAGCCTGCCATCTGGGCACagaaatatacattaaatttaattttacagATGAATACAATGATAAGAGTTTCTTACTTCAAGAAAAGCCTGCAGTGAAACAGCAGTGTATAAATTGGCTGGAAGAGCATTCAAACATCTGGCGATCCATGCCCAGCCTTCTTCGATTCCATGTGGGTTT is a window from the Daucus carota subsp. sativus chromosome 8, DH1 v3.0, whole genome shotgun sequence genome containing:
- the LOC108198598 gene encoding vegetative cell wall protein gp1-like; the protein is MILTDTGASAPRPALPAPRPEPRPAPRDALPPPGDALPAPGDVIPAPAGVVPASAGVVPASAGAVPVPRGSGHAPVVSDISPEAGGRSEPAELELGSAEPPAPDKPAAPDEAAPDEPAPDKPAAPDEPAPDEPAAPDEPAAPAEPAAPVEPAPDEAAPDEPEPNPLEGAAAPNELNESAAGASAPPALKKSRSPTNLRVGFDTAVAEEAIPTINTIRRVAIMTC
- the LOC108199256 gene encoding uncharacterized protein LOC108199256; the protein is MANFGDEDNVDGLSDVDDEVPALAGVGRELPENAPMANFLELEAREVAETLKSERDEALREKKEALKAIEELSAELFEAKKVRDEAIRAKDCLRSEIETAAQMLVIGIDKISGKIINFSSFAATGLPRSQKYTGLQAVAYGVIKRTNEIVEELLRRIDLSSRSALEAREQMEQRSYEIAIEFSQLEATLGGLSRELAEKNSYVEKMENHVARKDKRISELERDVVERQTLADSEVADLRKVVDEFREQRSLMVHQSRYLPKIYDQLNEVIKIAGGDELVTSLFLTRETDMEGNICACLRGIELIYELSKTAVKSMRDLADERNLEVKRLNDAMSLLLKERDHIGGLLGSALSRMAPDLVCKTNELSKSEESLSGNVALEGVGAPLIMDKTVSQMAYSLEKISKQLELEMIELKHIVDKLREEKCLLTQQVESQAVELIIANKTSKKLKRKKEQRMKMLKGL